A genomic stretch from Gopherus flavomarginatus isolate rGopFla2 chromosome 3, rGopFla2.mat.asm, whole genome shotgun sequence includes:
- the RAB27B gene encoding ras-related protein Rab-27B isoform X1 — translation MTDGDYDYLIKLLALGDSGVGKTTFLYRYTDNKFNPKFITTVGIDFREKRVIYHSRGPNGSPGKAFKVHLQLWDTAGQERFRSLTTAFFRDAMGFLLMFDLTSQQSFLNVRNWMSQLQANAYCENPDIVLLGNKADLSDQREVNERQARDLADKYGIPYFETSAATGQNVDKAVEMLLDLIMKRMEQCVDKTQVSDTANGGSSGKLDSAKPEEKKCAC, via the exons ATGACTGATGGGGACTATGACTATCTGATCAAACTCCTAGCCCTGGGGGATTCTGGGGTTGGGAAGACGACATTCCTTTACAGATACACAGACAACAAATTCAATCCAAAATTCATCACAACAGTAGGAATAGACTTTCGGGAAAAACGTGTG ATATACCATAGCAGAGGACCGAATGGATCTCCAGGAAAAGCCTTTAAGGTCCATCTACAGCTCTGGGACACCGCTGGGCAGGAAAG ATTTCGAAGTCTCACCACAGCATTTTTCAGAGATGCCATGGGCTTTTTATTAATGTTTGATCTCACCAGTCAACAGAGCTTCTTAAATGTCAGAAACTGGATGA gtcaaCTGCAAGCCAATGCATATTGTGAGAATCCTGATATAGTATTACTTGGCAACAAGGCTGACTTATCAGATCAGAGGGAAGTCAATGAGAGACAAGCACGAGACCTTGCAGATAAATATGG CATACCATACTTTGAAACAAGTGCAGCTACTGGGCAAAATGTGGATAAAGCTGTGGAAATGCTCCTGGACTTGATAATGAAGCGCATGGAACAATGCGTTGACAAGACACAAGTATCTGACACAGCCAATGGAGGAAGCTCGGGGAAGCTAGATTCAGCAAAGCCAGAGGAGAAAAAGTGTGCCTGCTAG
- the RAB27B gene encoding ras-related protein Rab-27B isoform X2 encodes MTDGDYDYLIKLLALGDSGVGKTTFLYRYTDNKFNPKFITTVGIDFREKRVIYHSRGPNGSPGKAFKVHLQLWDTAGQERFRSLTTAFFRDAMGFLLMFDLTSQQSFLNVRNWMSQLQANAYCENPDIVLLGNKADLSDQREVNERQARDLADKYGLNFKGVPNVSVGKNKGRLA; translated from the exons ATGACTGATGGGGACTATGACTATCTGATCAAACTCCTAGCCCTGGGGGATTCTGGGGTTGGGAAGACGACATTCCTTTACAGATACACAGACAACAAATTCAATCCAAAATTCATCACAACAGTAGGAATAGACTTTCGGGAAAAACGTGTG ATATACCATAGCAGAGGACCGAATGGATCTCCAGGAAAAGCCTTTAAGGTCCATCTACAGCTCTGGGACACCGCTGGGCAGGAAAG ATTTCGAAGTCTCACCACAGCATTTTTCAGAGATGCCATGGGCTTTTTATTAATGTTTGATCTCACCAGTCAACAGAGCTTCTTAAATGTCAGAAACTGGATGA gtcaaCTGCAAGCCAATGCATATTGTGAGAATCCTGATATAGTATTACTTGGCAACAAGGCTGACTTATCAGATCAGAGGGAAGTCAATGAGAGACAAGCACGAGACCTTGCAGATAAATATGG CCTGAATTTTAAGGGTGTTCCAAATGTATCTGTGGGGAAGAATAAAGGAAGGCTGGCGTGA